In Streptomyces camelliae, the sequence ACTGCCCCGGGACGCTCAGCCCATGCCGTCCACTTCGTCGTCGTCCTCCACATCATCCTCGTCGAGGTCCCAGTCCGGCGAGTCAGGGTCGTATTCGATCCGCTCACTCGACCAGGACGCCTGCTGGAGCTCCACCCCGGGGACCTCGCTGACCAGGTCGAACGGGTCCACGAGATAGGCGAGGGCCTCCGCGGTGTCTTCCGTCACAGCACCCTCGGCATGCATCCGCTCGTCCTCCGGCAGCTCCGGATCCTGCGCGAGCCGGCGCAGCGCGGCCTTGGTCACCTGATCCTCGTCCTGCACCTCAAGGACCAGCTCCACCCGAAGCCGCACAAAACGTGATGTCTCTTCGTCACTCATGGCGCGAGCGTACGACTGAAACCTCCCGTGACTTTCCTGTGACCCGCGCCTTTCACTAACATCGCCCCACACGGCCAATTCGCCAGCGTCACAAGGGGATCGATATTCCGTGCCATCCGCTCGCCGTCCGCTGCTGACCGCCACCGCCGCGGGCACCCTGCTGTGCGCGCTGTGGTTCGTCCCGTCCGCGCACGCCTCGCAGGACTCCCCGGCCAGAGCGACCGTGGAGACCTCCACCACGCAGGTGACCCAGCAGGCCAGGGCGATGTCGGCGGCGGCCGCCGAGGAGGGCACCGAACTCGCCGACACCGGAAGCCCGGACACCACGCCGTACGTCGTCGGCGGCACGGCCTTCCTCGCGGTGGGCGCCGGATTCGTGGTGTATTCGGTGCGCCGCGAGCGCCTGGGCTTTTGATGCCCCTTAATTTCCGTTGACGATCTCTTGGCAGCTCCCGCATAGTGCGCCCATGAAGAGATCATCGGGCGTGCGTCTGTGCGCCGGCGCAGCCGTGGGTGCACTGTCGCTCGCCCTTGTCACGGGGTGTTCCGGCGGGGATGCGAAGAACACCGAAGATGCCGCGAAGCCGGCCGCGAAGGCGCTGAGCGCCGCCGAGTTGAAGAAGCTGATCATCGCCGAGGGCGAGGTGCCCGGCTACAAGGTGACACCGGTTCCCGCGAGCCGCGCCAAGCCGATCACGACCGACAGCGCGCTGTGCCGGCCGCTGGCCCGCGTGATGAGCGGGCTCCCGCCGGTCGAGGCGGCGGCGCAGACCGACCGTCTGGCCATGGAGAACCAGACGAAGGACCCCACGGACAAGGCGACTTCCATGAAGGACCTGGCCAGCGGGAAGTTCGAGGAGTCGATCCACAAGTCCCTGGACCGGGACGTCACCACGGTCACCCTGGCCTCGTACGACGGGAACGGCGCCGACAAGGCACTCGGCACGGTCCGCACCGCCGTGCCCGGCTGTGCGAACGGCTTCCCCGCCGCGCAGGCGGGCACGAAGACGAGGTTCACCAAGGTCACCGAGGAGAAGGCCACGGCCGCCGGGGACGGGCTGGTGGCGTTCACCGCGACCATGGACACCGGTGACGGGAACCCGGCTCCCGTCCACGCCGAGGTCGTGCGGACCGGGACCACCTTGTCGGTCTACTTCACGTCGAACCTGGGCGCGATGATGGACAAGAAGGCGTACGCGGTGTCGCCGGAGGTCGTCAAGGCCCAGCAGGCCAAGCTGAAGTGACGTA encodes:
- a CDS encoding LAETG motif-containing sortase-dependent surface protein, producing the protein MPSARRPLLTATAAGTLLCALWFVPSAHASQDSPARATVETSTTQVTQQARAMSAAAAEEGTELADTGSPDTTPYVVGGTAFLAVGAGFVVYSVRRERLGF